The following are from one region of the Actinoplanes sp. L3-i22 genome:
- a CDS encoding ABC transporter permease yields MTTAPAVVPRRSGTAARVPVALLVPAIGGLIFLVLPLAGLLWRTPWATLPQRLAEPEVREALKLSLLTASLATLLCLFLGVPLAWLLARVDFPGRRLVRALITVPLVLPPVVGGIALLLALGRRGLLGSWLDSTFGVTLPFTTTGVVIAEAFVAMPFLVISVEGALRGADTRFEEAAATLGATRWTTFTHVTLPLVAPGIAAGGVLCWARALGEFGATITFAGNYPGITQTMPLAVYQTMESGDLDGAVVLSLLLLAVSVTILAALRDRWLTAP; encoded by the coding sequence GTGACGACGGCCCCGGCGGTGGTGCCGCGACGGTCGGGCACCGCCGCCCGGGTCCCGGTGGCCCTGCTCGTGCCCGCGATCGGCGGGCTGATCTTCCTGGTCCTGCCGCTGGCCGGGCTCCTCTGGCGGACCCCGTGGGCGACATTGCCGCAGCGGCTCGCCGAGCCGGAGGTGCGCGAGGCGCTGAAGCTCTCGCTGCTCACCGCGAGCCTGGCCACCCTGCTCTGCCTGTTCCTCGGCGTTCCGCTGGCCTGGCTGCTGGCCCGGGTCGACTTTCCGGGCCGGCGCCTGGTCCGGGCGCTGATCACCGTGCCGCTGGTGCTGCCCCCGGTGGTCGGCGGCATCGCCCTGCTGCTCGCCCTGGGCCGGCGTGGCCTGCTCGGCAGCTGGCTGGACTCGACGTTCGGGGTGACGCTGCCGTTCACCACCACCGGCGTGGTGATCGCCGAGGCGTTCGTGGCGATGCCGTTCCTGGTGATCTCGGTCGAGGGCGCGCTGCGGGGCGCCGACACCCGGTTCGAGGAGGCCGCCGCCACCCTCGGGGCGACCCGCTGGACCACCTTCACGCACGTGACGTTGCCGCTGGTGGCGCCTGGGATCGCGGCCGGTGGGGTGCTCTGCTGGGCGCGGGCGCTGGGCGAGTTCGGGGCGACGATCACGTTCGCCGGGAACTATCCGGGGATCACGCAGACCATGCCGCTCGCGGTCTACCAGACCATGGAGAGCGGCGACCTGGACGGAGCGGTGGTGCTGAGCCTGCTCCTGCTGGCCGTGTCGGTGACCATCCTGGCCGCCCTCCGCGACCGCTGGCTGACCGCGCCATGA
- a CDS encoding ABC transporter ATP-binding protein, with translation MTASDHQLEPLLDARLVVRRGDFLLDVELSIGRGETVALLGPNGAGKTTALRALAGLTPLSAGHLTVAGADLSTTPPEHRRVGVVFQDYLLFPHLSARDNVAFGPRRQGADRRAAHATADRWLDRVGLADLGRRKPRSLSGGQAQRVALARALAVDPVLLLLDEPLAALDARTRLETRAELHRHLSAHPGATLLVTHDPLDALVLADRLIIIEGGRVVQEGDAATITARPRTDYVAQLVGLNLFRGQADGHAVRLENGFVLTATDSVAGDAFVAFPPAAVALHPQRPDGSPRNTWPATLTDIQRHGDNLRVRLDGPIVVAADITPAAAAHLDLAPGRELWAAVKASETRAYPAT, from the coding sequence ATGACCGCTTCCGATCATCAGCTGGAGCCGCTGCTCGACGCCCGTCTGGTGGTGCGGCGCGGCGACTTCCTGCTGGATGTCGAGCTGTCGATCGGCCGGGGCGAGACGGTCGCCCTGCTCGGGCCGAACGGGGCCGGCAAGACCACCGCCCTGCGCGCGCTGGCCGGGCTCACCCCGCTCTCCGCCGGGCACCTGACCGTGGCCGGGGCGGACCTGTCGACCACCCCGCCCGAGCATCGCCGGGTCGGCGTGGTGTTCCAGGACTACCTGCTGTTCCCGCACCTCAGCGCGCGGGACAACGTGGCGTTCGGGCCGCGCCGGCAGGGCGCCGACCGGCGGGCCGCGCACGCCACCGCGGACCGCTGGCTGGACCGGGTCGGGCTGGCCGACCTCGGCCGCCGCAAGCCGCGGAGCCTCTCCGGCGGCCAGGCGCAGCGGGTCGCGCTGGCCCGGGCACTCGCCGTCGACCCGGTGCTGTTGCTGCTCGACGAGCCACTGGCCGCGCTTGACGCGCGCACCCGGCTGGAGACCCGGGCCGAGCTGCACCGGCACCTGTCCGCGCACCCGGGCGCGACGCTGCTGGTCACGCACGATCCGCTGGACGCGCTGGTGCTCGCCGACCGGTTGATCATCATCGAGGGCGGACGGGTGGTCCAGGAGGGCGACGCGGCGACGATCACCGCCCGGCCGCGGACCGACTATGTCGCCCAGTTGGTCGGCCTCAACCTGTTCCGCGGGCAGGCCGACGGTCACGCCGTACGGCTGGAAAATGGTTTTGTCCTGACCGCGACCGACAGCGTGGCGGGCGACGCGTTCGTCGCCTTCCCCCCGGCGGCCGTCGCGTTGCACCCGCAGCGACCGGACGGCAGCCCGCGCAACACCTGGCCGGCGACCCTGACCGACATCCAGCGGCACGGCGACAACCTGCGGGTCCGGCTGGACGGCCCGATCGTGGTCGCCGCCGACATCACCCCGGCCGCCGCGGCGCACCTCGACCTGGCCCCGGGGCGTGAGCTGTGGGCGGCCGTCAAAGCCAGCGAGACCCGGGCATATCCCGCCACGTGA
- a CDS encoding intradiol ring-cleavage dioxygenase, with the protein MTPTPDPDNDAYVREVHDKGLTFDLGTMSRRRMLAVLGGTGAIAVAGGAVLLGGDAEAEAATISCAEEVESETAGPFPADGSNGIDVRTVSGVVRSDIRRSFGASTTKAGGVPLYFSLLVQDLDCKPLAGAAVYVWHCDREGRYSLYSSGVTEENYLRGIQVTDRFGRVSFTSVFPACYTGRWPHIHFEVYSSLTDATGGAGPIRKTSQIAFPEEIADRVYAEAPGYEQSVTNMERITLVSDMVFGDDLAAREMATVVGDPRFGYVALLQITVDPTAVEVPGGPGGPGGPGGPGGPSGPPPSGPPPTASPSPTV; encoded by the coding sequence ATGACACCGACACCTGATCCTGACAACGACGCGTACGTCCGCGAGGTGCACGACAAGGGCCTCACCTTCGACCTGGGCACGATGTCCCGGCGCCGGATGCTCGCCGTGCTCGGCGGCACCGGGGCGATCGCGGTCGCCGGCGGCGCCGTGCTGCTCGGCGGGGACGCCGAGGCCGAGGCGGCGACGATCAGCTGCGCCGAGGAGGTCGAGTCGGAGACGGCCGGCCCGTTCCCCGCCGACGGCTCGAACGGCATCGACGTGCGGACCGTGTCCGGCGTGGTCCGCAGCGACATCCGGCGCTCGTTCGGCGCGTCCACCACCAAGGCCGGCGGGGTGCCGCTCTACTTCAGCCTGCTGGTCCAGGATCTGGACTGCAAGCCGCTGGCCGGCGCCGCGGTCTACGTCTGGCACTGCGACCGGGAGGGGCGCTACTCGCTCTACTCCTCGGGGGTGACCGAGGAGAACTACCTGCGCGGCATCCAGGTCACCGACCGGTTCGGCCGGGTGAGCTTCACCAGCGTCTTCCCGGCCTGCTACACCGGCCGCTGGCCGCACATCCACTTCGAGGTCTACTCGTCGCTGACCGACGCGACCGGGGGCGCCGGGCCGATCCGCAAGACGTCGCAGATCGCGTTCCCGGAGGAGATCGCCGACCGGGTCTACGCCGAGGCGCCCGGTTACGAGCAGAGCGTCACGAACATGGAGCGCATCACGCTCGTCTCCGACATGGTGTTCGGCGACGACCTCGCGGCCCGGGAGATGGCCACGGTGGTGGGCGACCCGCGGTTCGGCTACGTCGCGCTGCTCCAGATCACCGTCGACCCGACCGCGGTCGAGGTGCCCGGTGGTCCCGGTGGCCCGGGCGGCCCCGGTGGTCCCGGCGGCCCGAGCGGTCCCCCGCCCAGCGGCCCGCCGCCGACCGCCTCACCCAGCCCGACCGTGTAG
- a CDS encoding MarR family winged helix-turn-helix transcriptional regulator — MPPPEQTLFDLGPDSQLTPPVRAFRLALLLGQRLRYLMDDRLRADGLTTQQAALLTAVRALGTPALTEAAAAMGTTHQNAAQLVAALERKGMLRIEPDPADKRRRRLVPTEAGARYWAERDTGDEAAVAEWFAALTPAELATWSALSQRILAGSSSGLPLP, encoded by the coding sequence ATGCCCCCGCCTGAACAGACCCTCTTCGATCTGGGCCCGGATTCGCAGCTCACGCCCCCGGTCCGGGCGTTCCGGCTCGCTCTGCTCCTCGGCCAGCGCCTGCGCTACCTGATGGACGACCGGCTTCGTGCCGACGGCCTGACCACGCAGCAGGCCGCGCTGCTCACCGCGGTCCGCGCGCTCGGCACGCCGGCGCTCACCGAGGCCGCCGCCGCGATGGGCACCACCCATCAGAACGCGGCGCAGCTGGTCGCGGCACTGGAGCGCAAGGGCATGTTGCGGATCGAGCCGGATCCGGCCGACAAACGCCGCCGGCGCCTGGTCCCGACCGAGGCCGGCGCCCGTTACTGGGCGGAGCGCGACACCGGCGACGAGGCCGCGGTCGCCGAGTGGTTCGCCGCGCTGACGCCGGCCGAACTGGCGACCTGGTCGGCGCTCAGTCAGCGGATCCTCGCGGGGTCCAGCTCGGGGCTCCCCCTTCCCTGA
- a CDS encoding glycosyltransferase, with protein MVRNILPNSGVCLLPHCAYLSETSRIIEIHRALGDRGIVPRVATYGGTYESALQAAGIDYDLIGPRMDASRCARFLREQPSSGPVWQSAYSDDELRAYVLAEAGYFRAHGVTTAVTGFSLTTTLSTRVAGIRLVGEHSASWVPPMFERGLLPAPSKPFLGIRSAWLSNRMPPRVRFYCGGFNRIARELGVPGIPSTAALVLGDLTLVTEVPEVLGVSGAEIEAWRPGRGYRSSTRLRVTGPLFAHLPIPLPAEVAAFLDGPGPIVYVAITSSPPALIRAVVRALRPLRARILVAGTVHDLADLCDDRVLVAGVLPSHLVMPRVDLAITAGGQGSVQTAMAAGVPLLGIPLQLEQDLNVTLLERRGAARWVAPRQAGTPRLTELAGDLLTDSAYRRAAQAIRRLYDATDGPANAAEQILAGTA; from the coding sequence ATGGTTCGCAATATATTGCCGAACTCGGGTGTCTGCCTGCTGCCGCACTGTGCGTACCTGTCGGAGACCTCCCGGATCATCGAGATCCACCGGGCGCTGGGGGATCGCGGGATCGTCCCGCGCGTCGCCACCTACGGCGGCACCTACGAGTCGGCGTTGCAGGCGGCCGGCATCGACTACGACCTGATCGGCCCGCGGATGGACGCGTCCCGCTGCGCGCGGTTCCTGCGGGAGCAGCCCAGCAGCGGCCCGGTGTGGCAGAGCGCGTACAGCGACGACGAGCTCCGGGCCTACGTGCTCGCCGAGGCCGGTTACTTCCGCGCGCACGGCGTGACGACCGCGGTCACCGGCTTCTCGCTGACCACCACGCTCTCCACCCGGGTCGCCGGGATCCGTCTGGTCGGCGAGCACTCGGCGAGCTGGGTCCCGCCGATGTTCGAGCGGGGCCTGCTTCCCGCGCCGTCGAAACCGTTCCTCGGCATCCGGTCGGCCTGGTTGTCCAACCGGATGCCGCCGCGGGTCAGGTTCTACTGTGGTGGATTCAACCGGATCGCGCGTGAGCTGGGCGTTCCCGGGATTCCGAGCACCGCGGCGCTGGTCCTCGGCGACCTCACCCTGGTCACCGAGGTGCCCGAGGTGCTGGGCGTCTCCGGGGCGGAGATCGAGGCGTGGCGACCCGGGCGCGGCTACCGCTCGTCGACCCGGCTGCGGGTGACCGGCCCGCTCTTCGCGCATCTGCCGATCCCGCTGCCGGCCGAGGTCGCCGCGTTCCTGGACGGTCCGGGCCCGATCGTCTACGTCGCGATCACGTCCAGCCCACCGGCCCTGATCCGGGCGGTCGTCCGGGCGCTGCGGCCGCTCCGGGCCCGGATCCTGGTCGCCGGAACCGTCCACGACCTGGCCGATCTGTGCGACGACCGGGTCCTGGTCGCCGGCGTCCTGCCCAGTCATCTGGTGATGCCCCGGGTCGATCTGGCGATCACCGCCGGCGGTCAGGGCAGTGTGCAGACCGCGATGGCCGCCGGTGTCCCCCTGCTCGGCATCCCGTTGCAGCTCGAGCAGGACCTCAACGTCACCCTGCTGGAACGCCGGGGCGCTGCCCGCTGGGTAGCGCCCCGGCAGGCCGGCACACCGCGCCTGACGGAGCTGGCCGGCGACCTGCTGACCGATTCCGCCTATCGGCGCGCGGCGCAGGCGATTCGCCGGCTCTACGACGCGACCGACGGCCCGGCCAACGCGGCAGAGCAAATTCTTGCGGGTACGGCGTGA